Within Candidatus Methylomirabilis sp., the genomic segment CCCGAGATCCTGGAGGCCATCATCGCCGCCGAGCGCCCGGAGGCGCTGCTGCCCACCCTGGGGGGCCAGACGGCGCTCAACCTCGCCGTGGTCCTGGCGGCCAAGGGGGTCCTGGACCGCTACCAGGTCGAGCTCATCGGCGCCAAGATGAACGCCATCCGGAAGGCGGAGGACCGGGAGCTGTTCAAGCAGGCGATGGAGCGCATCGGCCTGGAGGTCCCCCGCTCCGGCTACGCCCGCACCCCGGAGGAAGCCCTCCGCATCTTCGACCTGGTCGGCTTCCCGGCCATCATCCGCCCCTCCTTCACGCTGGGCGGCACCGGCGGCTCCGTCGCCTACAACCGGGAGGAGTTCCGCGAGTGCGTCCAGTGGGGCCTCAGCCTGAGCCCCGTCCACCAGGTCCTCATCGAGGAGTCGGTGATCGGGTGGAAGGAGTTCGAGCTGGAGGTGATGCGGGACAAGGCGGACAACGTGGTCATCATCTGCTCCATCGAGAACGTGGACCCGATGGGGGTGCACACCGGGGACTCCATCACGGTGGCGCCGGCCCAGACCCTTACCGACAAGGAGTACCAGCGGATGCGGGACGCGGCCATCGCCGTCATCCGCGAGGTGGGGGTGGAGACCGGCGGGAGCAACATCCAGTTCGCGGTGAACCCGGCGGACGGGCGGATGGTGGTCATCGAGATGAACCCCCGGGTCTCCCGCTCCTCGGCCCTGGCCAGCAAAGCGACCGGCTTCCCCATCGCGAAGATCGCCGCCCTCCTCTCCGTCGGGTACACCCTCGACGAGATCAAGAACGACATCACCCGCGAGACCCCCGCCTGCTTCGAGCCGACGATTGACTACGTGGTGGTGAAGATCCCGCGCTTCGCCTTCGAGAAGTTCCCCGGGGCCGACGAGACCCTCACCACCCAGATGAAGTCGGTGGGGGAGGTCATGGCCATCGGGCGCACCTTCCAGGAGGCCCTCCAGAAGGCGATCCGCTCCCTCGAGATCGACGCCTACGGGCTGGAGACGCGCCTGGCCCCCCTCGGCGCCCGCTTCGCCGACCGCGCGGTCCCGCGGGGGCTGCAGCGGGAGGAGCCGGGGAACCTGCGCGACCCCGCCTCCCCCCACGGCGAGGCCCTACGGCAGGTCGTGCGCGAGAAGCTCAGGGTCCCGAACTGGGAGCGGGTCTTCTACATCGCCGACGCCTACCGGCTCGGCATCGGCACCGGGGAGATCGCCCGGCTGAGCGGCATCGACCCCTGGTTCCTGGAGCACATCCAGGAGATCGTCCGCCACGAGGAGCGGATCGTGGGGGCCGACAAGGGGAGCGCCTCCTCCCCGCTCCTGCGCCTCCTCACCCACGCGGCCATGCGGGAGGCGAAGGCGATGGGGTTCTCGGACCGGCGGCTCGGCACGCTGGTGGGCTCCGACGAGGCCACCATCCGCGACGCCCGGAAACGGATGGGGATCGAGGCCACCTTCAAGATGGTGGACACCTGCGGGGCCGAGTTCGCGGCCTACACGCCCTACTTCTACTCCACCTACGAGCGGGAGGACGAGGCGGCCCCCTCCGACCGGCGCAAGGTCGTCATCCTCGGGAGCGGGCCCAACCGGATCGGCCAGGGGATCGAGTTCGACTACTGCTGCGTCCACGCCTCCTTCGCCCTGAAGGAGGCGGGGTACGAGACCATCATGGTCAACTGCAACCCCGAGACCGTCTCCACCGACTACGACACCTCGGACCGGCTCTACTTCGAGCCCCTCACGCTCGAGGAGGTGCTGAACATCGTGGAGCGGGAGCGGCCGGAGGGGGTCATCGTCCAGTTCGGGGGGCAGACGCCCCTGAAGCTCGCCGTCCCGTTGGCCCGGGCCGGGGTCCGGATCCTGGGGACCAGTCCGGACGCCATTGACCGGGCCGAGGACCGGGAGCGGTTCAAGCAGCTCCTCCAGAAGCTGGGGCTTCACCAGCCCCCCAACGGGACCGCCGCCACCTTCCCCGAGGCGGCGCGGATCGCGCGCCTCATCGGCTATCCGGTCCTGGTCCGTCCCTCCTACGTCCTGGGCGGCCGGGCCATGGAGATCGTCTACGACGATGCCGGGCTGCAGGAGTACATGACCCGGGCGGTGCAGGCCTCCCCGGAGCACCCGGTCCTGGTGGACAAGTTCCTGGAGGATGCGCTGGAGATGGACGTGGATGCCCTCTGCGACGGGGAGCGGGTGGTGATCGGGGGCATCATGGAGCACATCGAGGAGGCCGGCATCCATTCGGGGGACTCGGCCTGCTCGCTCCCGCCGCACTCGGTGCCGGAGAAGTTCCTGGAGGAGATCCGGGAGACGACCCGGGCGCTGGCGCTGGAGCTCGGCGTGGTGGGCCTCCTGAATGTCCAGTTCGCCATCAAGGACGGGACCGTGCATGTCCTGGAGGTGAACCCGCGGGGCTCGCGGACCGTCCCCTTTGTCAGCAAGGCGGTGGGAGTACCGCTCGCCAAGCTGGCGGCGAAGCTCATGGTCGGGAAGACGCTCGCGGAGCTGGGCTTTACCGAGGAGCCGC encodes:
- the carB gene encoding carbamoyl-phosphate synthase large subunit — encoded protein: PEILEAIIAAERPEALLPTLGGQTALNLAVVLAAKGVLDRYQVELIGAKMNAIRKAEDRELFKQAMERIGLEVPRSGYARTPEEALRIFDLVGFPAIIRPSFTLGGTGGSVAYNREEFRECVQWGLSLSPVHQVLIEESVIGWKEFELEVMRDKADNVVIICSIENVDPMGVHTGDSITVAPAQTLTDKEYQRMRDAAIAVIREVGVETGGSNIQFAVNPADGRMVVIEMNPRVSRSSALASKATGFPIAKIAALLSVGYTLDEIKNDITRETPACFEPTIDYVVVKIPRFAFEKFPGADETLTTQMKSVGEVMAIGRTFQEALQKAIRSLEIDAYGLETRLAPLGARFADRAVPRGLQREEPGNLRDPASPHGEALRQVVREKLRVPNWERVFYIADAYRLGIGTGEIARLSGIDPWFLEHIQEIVRHEERIVGADKGSASSPLLRLLTHAAMREAKAMGFSDRRLGTLVGSDEATIRDARKRMGIEATFKMVDTCGAEFAAYTPYFYSTYEREDEAAPSDRRKVVILGSGPNRIGQGIEFDYCCVHASFALKEAGYETIMVNCNPETVSTDYDTSDRLYFEPLTLEEVLNIVERERPEGVIVQFGGQTPLKLAVPLARAGVRILGTSPDAIDRAEDRERFKQLLQKLGLHQPPNGTAATFPEAARIARLIGYPVLVRPSYVLGGRAMEIVYDDAGLQEYMTRAVQASPEHPVLVDKFLEDALEMDVDALCDGERVVIGGIMEHIEEAGIHSGDSACSLPPHSVPEKFLEEIRETTRALALELGVVGLLNVQFAIKDGTVHVLEVNPRGSRTVPFVSKAVGVPLAKLAAKLMVGKTLAELGFTEEPRPRHVAVKEAVLPFIKFPGVDAVLGPEMKSTGEVMGIDRDFGHAFAKSQIAANGLLPLGGTAFVSVRDQDKAHVAPVAIALAELGFGLVATEGTAAALTAAGIAVERVAKVTDGVRPHIVDRMKNGEIALVVNTPEGRASRLDSYEIRRTAVVMGIPYFTTLAAARAAAGGIRALQAGRLEVKPLQAYHSGGNDG